The Borrelia hispanica CRI genomic interval TTGCAAATAAGCAATCTTTGCAAGAATTGACCGATAAGTCTTTAAATGCTAAAGAAAAATTGGTTCAATCTGAAGATGTGAATAAATTGTCCACTGAAGATAAGGACAAAACGCCTGTATTTTTGGAAATTTTAAATCCTAGTACTAATTTAGGTGTTCTTAGGTTAATTGATTCAGATAAAGAGAAATTAGATAAAAATTATCAGTACGGTATTAGGAGGTATGGGGTTTATGAGAGGAAAGATGATTTTGTTGCTATAAAACTTTGTTCAGGTATTGCAAAACTTCAATTACTTAGCAAATCAGAAAATTTAAAAGTTAAATCTCAAGCAGGTTTTGAATTGAGTAGGGATTCGTCTCTTTATGTTGATTCTGAAATGATTTTAGTAGTTGTTAAAGATAATAATGCTTGGAAATTAGCAAAGTTTTCTTCAAATGATTTGAGTAAATTTGTTCTTTCTGAAGATGAAGTTTTACCATTTACAAGTTTTACTGTTAATGCAGGTCATATTTATTTACAGGATGCGTCTAAGTCAATTATTACTTTAGATGTAAATACTTTGAAAAAAACAAATTAAATTCAATCATTTATTAAACAATATGTTTGTTAATGCAAGCAGGAAGGATAAAATTTTGTTCATTCTTGTAATGATGGAAAATCGGGACAGTGAGATTCGAACTCACGATCCCCTGCTCCCAAAGCAGGTGCCTTAGCCGCTAGGCCATGTCCCGAAAAATTACGCGCCAATTAGGACTTGAACCTAAAACCTACAGATTAGAAGTCTGTTGCTCTCTCCAATTGAGCTATTAGCGCCTTTGAGCCTAAAATTGAGTATACCATGTTGAAAAATCCTTGTCAAGAAAGATATTATTGCTTATCCTTTATTATGACTATACATATAATTTATAATTATTTTTATGGTTAATATTGATTTAATTGTAGATGAAACTTTATCTCGCTATCCTTATGTAAAACCTTTTTTAACTTTTAAAAATAATTACGAACTTTTAATAATGGTGATTTTGAGTGCAAGAACGACTGATAATATGGTTAATAAGATTGCACCTAAACTTTTTGATAAATATGGTGATTTTAAAAGTTTGGCATGTGCTGATTTAGTAGATGTTGAAAAATTAATTTATAAATTAGGATTTTATTCAAATAAATCTAAAAATATTATAAATTGTGCACGAATGATTTTAGAAGATTTTAATGGTATTATTCCAGATAATATTTTTGATCTTATATCTTTGCCAGGAGTAGGTAGGAAAACAGCCAATGTTATTCTTGGTGTTGTTTATAAAAAGCCAGCTATTATTGTAGATACTCATTTTAGTAGAGTTGTGATTAGACATGGAATTACTTTTGAGAAGACACCTTTAAAAATTGAATTAGATTTAAGAAATAGAATACCGGCTGATAAACAATATAGATTTTCTATGGCTATTAATAGGCATGGAAGAGATATTTGTACATCACGTAGTCAAAATTGTAAGAATTGTTTTTTAGAAAAATTTGCACCAAGACTTGTTTGATTATGATTTATGATGATATGAAAAATTTTGTGTGTTTTTTTAGTTTGAGACTTATTGATGTTAAGATAATGTTTATAGTTAATAATATTATTAGGGGATTTATCCATATCCAAACATATTCTTTTCCCATTTCTATATATCTTAAAAGTTCTCCAAGACTTGGATAATAGCTTTTGTTTTGTTGTTGTAAAAAATTTATTACTTCAAAAGTTGTTAGGCTTTTTGAGATTTGTAGAGGAATAATTGATGAAATTGATGAAAAAATTTCGGGAAATATGTGATATATTATTATTCTATATTGGCTTGCACCCATCATTTTACTTGCTTTTATATAATCAAGGTTTTTAATTAGTAGTGTGTTATTTCTTGTAATGAATGAAAATTTGATCCATCCGTGTACTATTGCTAGTATAAATGATACTTCTAGTATGTTGTAGTTTTTTTGTTTTGAAAAATAATAAAGAATTAACGTTAATATATAGAAAAATGGTATTGTTTGTAATGATTCTATTAATTTTGAAATTATCAAACAAGTTTTGAATTTGAGATTTCCGATTATTATTCCTACAAAAATTCCAATTATTGCAGAAATTGCTGCATAACTAAATGAAAGTAAAATAGAATTTCTAGTTGCTAATATTAATCTTGATAATATATCTCTACCCATTTTATCAGTTCCTAAAGGATTTGTATTTGTTGGTGCTTGCGGCAATTTGTTTGTTTGCTTAATATATATTTTATTTGGGTCTTTCTTATATATTGCAAATTTTGTATTTTCATTTATTAAATTAGGAATTATTATTAGAAATAAAATGAAAATACTCAATAATAAAATATATAATCTTTTAAATTTATTCATTATTCTAATATATCCTTATAAGGATTCATATTGTATGTTAATATATCTGTTATTAAATTTGTTATTAGCATAATGAATACTCCAACAAATAGTAAGTCTCTGTAAACTATATAATCGTTATTTTTTATTGCATTAATTGTTAAAGCTCCAATCCCATCAATTCCAAATGTTATCTCAATAAAAGAGGAACCAAAGAATGATGTTGTAAGGGTGGATCGTAGGTGTGTGATTAATGAAGTTAAAGAGGGAATTAATGCATGAAATGTTATTATTGAAAAATTTTTAATACCCCTTGATTTTGCACTTATTATATAAGGTTCAGATAAATTTTTTGTTAGGGATTGTTTAAAAATTACAGCGTTAAATATGAAAAATGAAAAAAACCATGCAAATCCACCTATTATCAGGTTTTTTTGATTTATGTTGAGGTAGTAAAGTAGAGTAATTACTAACATTATGATTAAGTTTCTTGGTAATGAATGTAAAAATAGCATTATATATTCTAAAATATTATTTAGAATTGTATTTTTTACAAAAAATGTCCATATAATAATAAAAAAAATGGCTATTAAGTAAGATAATATTAAACCTGGAATTGATATTGTTAATGTGTTTTTTATTTTACTAAAAATGACACTTATTGGTGATTTGCCTTTTATAAGAGGGGTATTATAGGTAGTTCTCCAGATTATTCCTTGATATTGGGTTTTATATACTATGTATAGAGATCCTGAGATGTGTTTGGCAAAATAATCTTTACTTAATGGAGTATTTGGATCAAAATCATATATTAACTTGTAGCTTTCAATACTTTTAATTAATCCGATATATTCCAAATAGTCTTTAAATACATTTGTTTTTATAAATGGAACATTTGGACGATTATTTGAAAATGCATTTAATATTGATATACAAAAAAATGTTGACATAATGACGTTAATCGCCATATATAATACATTTTTTATGATAAATATAGCTGTAGTTTACCTCCCTTTATTAAGAATTTTTATTTTTTCAAAATAACTGAGTAAAAAATAAGATATCAGTGAAAATATTATTGATATTAAGTAAAAATTTTTGTCTATGTTTGTATTGTTTGATGTTTGTTTTATGTTTAATATATTGCCTTGGTAATAATTTTCATCTTCATCAGAATTTTTTATGATAATTGAATTTTGAGGATAATAACCTAGTTTGCTTGCTTCTCTTAAGATAGCTGGTTTCGATATTTGTAAGTTAATATATTTTGTTTTTAAATTTTTTTGTATCATTTTTAAGTTTTCAATATGATTTTTCATTATAATGAGATTGTTGTTTAATTTTTTATAGCTAATAATTCCTGTTTCTCCAAAAATTGGTGCTATCATGAAATAACTTATTACACCTACGTAAATGGAAAACATAATTTTTTTTATTAGGAACATATTATATTGTAATTATATCTTTAATATATTATATTTACAAGTATATAATTACAATATAATATATTCCATAGCATGTTATATTGTAATTATATGCTTGTTGAGTATGAGTATGTTGTCTTTGTTTAACTAAATTTGGAGAAAAATTTTTAATATGATAAGTCATAAGAATTCTTTCTTTATTAAAGAAGGCCCTAAAAAAGTTGATTTTGATATTGATAGTGTGTTTTTGCAGCACTCAGTTAATGCACAAGTTGTTTCTATACATTCTGATGATATTAAAGTTTTATTGGATGAAAAGTTATTAAAACTTGATTCTTCTTTAAAGCAAAGGCATGGTGAGTTGGTTGATTATTTAAAAAAGGTTGAGGTACGTATTTCTAGAGTTGAAAAGACGATACTTGATCGTAGTTTGGATTCTCTTGAAAATTCTGATAATTCTAGCTTAAAATCAATGGGTTTTATTGAATCTCATGATGACATTATTGTTAGAGATAATGAATTTGGTGAAATAGTAAAACGAGAGAATAATTTGCCAAATGTTTCGCTTGCTCAGGAAGAATTAGATGCTTTACTTGAAGGGCTTAATGAAATTTCAAGTGATAATAAGAAGAATTTTGATAATGGTAATAATGGTAATACTTTAGAGAATGATTTTGCATCCGAAGAAATCTTGATGGATGATCGTAAGAGTTTAGATATCGATAATAATTTATCCCTATACAATAATGATATACATGGTGTTCAAGATAAATTATCAAAAACAGAAAAAGATGAATCCTTAAAAACTAATTTGTTAATGTCTGGGGATATTGATAAATTAGAAGAATCTTCTTCTTTAAAGATGGATAATCTTGTTCATAAGAATGGTAGTGAGCAGGCTTCTGCTGCAAGTTTGGATGAATATAATGAGGTTTCGACTAATTCTTTTATTGATGAGAGCCCTACTAATATTGAGTTGAAGAGTGAGGGTGATTATATTGATAATTATAATGTAAATGACATTACTTCAGATATGAAAAATGTAGAGAGTGATGTTTCATCTTTTGAGAAGGATCATTTGGGTAAATATGAACAGCATTTTTTAAATCCCAATTTAAATGAAGCTATATCTTTAAGCCAAGATTTGCAAGATTCAAATAATGTGGAAATTCAGGAAGATAATAAAGAATTAAATGGTTTAATTGATATTTCTGATCATAAGGTTAATAGCTTGGAGATGACTAATGGTGTCAATTTACGAGAAAGTGATCATGATTCCACTTTAACAGTGGAGCATAAAAATAGTCATGTTGTTTCTGCTAATTTGAAAAAGTTTGATAATTTTGAAGATGTGTTAAAAGCAGATTTAAATTATGTGGATTTGCAAAATTGTATTAAAGATTTTGAAGAGAAAAATCTTTATGATGATGCAGGTGATTTAGAAGAGAAAGTGGAACAGGGTGAAAAATTAAATGCATCTTATCTAAAAGAACAAGAGACTACTGGAGACAGTCATAATTCTTGTAATTTTAGTTTTGCTGATGTTGAGGCTATAATAAATAAATTTAATGATAATGATTATTTAAGTCAGATTAATTTAAGTGATGAAGAACGTGACGTGTTAGTTAAGTTTATTGATAATTTAGAAAATGAACTTTCTTTTAATCCTCAGGGTAATAATTTTAAAATTAAAAAAGAATATGAAATTTTACAAAAAATTAAGCGTTTACTAGAAAGAGAGTAGGATTATCTATTTAATTAGATACTATTTTTTGTTTTTTATAACCTCAATTTTATTTTTATTTTTAACCTTTTTTTACTTTATTAATAAATTTTTAAATCAAATTGATTTTGATTTTGATGATTTAATCAATGATGTGAAATCATATAATATGAATTTTTTTAAAGATTTAGATTTGGAAAATTATTTTTCTAAGACTTTGTTTGATAATGACTTAGTTAATTCTTATTATTTATTATCATCAGTTAATGGTATGTTAATTTATAAATCAAAAGATGATTCAATTTATAGATTGTCTGACAAATTAGAACCAACTTTTTTAATAAATAGTATATTTATTAAAAAAGTTAAAGTTAACTTTGAATTAAGTGATGATTTTATAAGTTTAGTTGTATACTATAATATCCTGCCCAAGAGCAGGATACTTTATATTTTGTATTCTTACTTCTTTGTAATATCCTTTTTATATTTTTGTTTTTCTGTCTTTGTTTTATATCGATTATATCGAGATATTAATTGTGATCATTGTGTTCTAGATGATCTTCATTAGGTTCGTTATCTTTTTGTTCTATTTTTTTTTCTAAATTAAAGACATCAAAGAATGACCATCTATTGGTAGTATAATAATATACATCATTGTCTCTTTTCATTAAAATATCTTTATTTTTTTCATCTTTATTAATATAAATATCAATGTTATTAATACTTTTATTGTCCCATTGTATTTCAATATTATATTGTAGGTTATAATCATTGATTTTACTTTGATCTATTTCAAGCCCATCTGTTGTGAAGTCTTGAATGATTTGTAAAAGTTTTTCTTGTTTTAATACTTTTTGATTGATGAAGTAAAGGCCGTCTTTAATATATACTTTATAATCACTTTGTATTGAATTTTCTTCAGATTTTATTGATTTGTTTGCTATTTTAAAGGATAAACTTTCTATTTTTGCATTGTTTTCATTAAAGAGTTTGGTATCGGCAAATGTGTTGTAAGAGTTGCCTTTGTAAGATAGAAAGATATTATTTGTTAGATATACATTCTCGTCACTTCCCTTGATATAAGACAATCTTGAATCTCCTTCTCCTGGATTGCCAATAAATATTTCTGTTAGCAAATTATTTTGTTCATCAAAAAATTTAAAAGCAGGATTTTCGTTTATTCCCAATTCTTTATGTTTTTTTGGATTTCTGCTTACAAGTTTATTTTTTTGGAGTTTTTCTAGATTTTGAATCATAGAATTAACTCTTTGTTCATCAATTGGAAGTTTGATATCGTTGTATTTCAGTTCCCAACCTTTCCCTGATTTTATAATTGTTCCCTCAAGAGCTGTTTCAATTTTTGCAGTTTTCTTAAAGTCAATTGTAAACAATTTTTCTTCTAAAAGTCTTGTAACTTGGTTTTGCTTTGAGAAAATTATTCCTAACAAAAATGTGGATATTAATATTATGATTATTACTATTTTTATGTTTTCTCTCATTCCTAGCAATGTTTGTTTATTGTTCATAAGTTCTCCTTCATTAGTTGATTTTTCGTTTTTTTGTAAATCTAATAAGTCCAAATATTATTATTGCTATAGGTAATATGACCAAATTTATGACTATTAATGAAAATTTTGCATTTAACATTTCTTTTGAAGAATTTATAAATTTGAGTTTTGAACGTACTTCTCTTGATTTGATGCTAAAAAAAGCTTCCTTTTGCATTAAATAGTCTGAGATTCGTCCAGCAAATTCAAAATTAGAGGGTGAACCATTATACATGTAATCGCTAAAGATCATGCTTGAACCTAGTAAAACTATTTTTGAATTTGTAGATTTGATGTCTTTATATAGACTTTTAATTTTTCCTTCAACTGAATATCCAAGAATTTGTTGATTTTCTTTATCAAATGTTTTAGGTATATTAAATGAATACATGGCTATGTTTGAAACTTCTTCGTTGTTGGCTTGCCAAGATTCTTTAGAACTTGTAAATAGGGGTGAATATTTTATGTCATCATTATTTTCTTTTGTTTCTATAAGATTTAGTGAATTACTCCAAGGAATGATAGCATCGTAAAAATTTTTAAGTAAAGGATTATTAGGATCTGTGATATTATTTTTATTAATCAATATCCATGGGTAATAGGTTTGAAAATTACCTCCTAAGAAAAGACTTGGTGATCTTTTGTCAAGTATAATATTTTCATTATATTTAATACCATAACTTTCAATTAGATTAAATATTGGAGATTGAATAGAAGTTGTTGTATATGGGTTTTGAGGATTA includes:
- a CDS encoding endonuclease III domain-containing protein gives rise to the protein MVNIDLIVDETLSRYPYVKPFLTFKNNYELLIMVILSARTTDNMVNKIAPKLFDKYGDFKSLACADLVDVEKLIYKLGFYSNKSKNIINCARMILEDFNGIIPDNIFDLISLPGVGRKTANVILGVVYKKPAIIVDTHFSRVVIRHGITFEKTPLKIELDLRNRIPADKQYRFSMAINRHGRDICTSRSQNCKNCFLEKFAPRLV
- a CDS encoding ABC transporter permease subunit; amino-acid sequence: MNKFKRLYILLLSIFILFLIIIPNLINENTKFAIYKKDPNKIYIKQTNKLPQAPTNTNPLGTDKMGRDILSRLILATRNSILLSFSYAAISAIIGIFVGIIIGNLKFKTCLIISKLIESLQTIPFFYILTLILYYFSKQKNYNILEVSFILAIVHGWIKFSFITRNNTLLIKNLDYIKASKMMGASQYRIIIYHIFPEIFSSISSIIPLQISKSLTTFEVINFLQQQNKSYYPSLGELLRYIEMGKEYVWIWINPLIILLTINIILTSISLKLKKHTKFFISS
- a CDS encoding ABC transporter permease subunit: MAINVIMSTFFCISILNAFSNNRPNVPFIKTNVFKDYLEYIGLIKSIESYKLIYDFDPNTPLSKDYFAKHISGSLYIVYKTQYQGIIWRTTYNTPLIKGKSPISVIFSKIKNTLTISIPGLILSYLIAIFFIIIWTFFVKNTILNNILEYIMLFLHSLPRNLIIMLVITLLYYLNINQKNLIIGGFAWFFSFFIFNAVIFKQSLTKNLSEPYIISAKSRGIKNFSIITFHALIPSLTSLITHLRSTLTTSFFGSSFIEITFGIDGIGALTINAIKNNDYIVYRDLLFVGVFIMLITNLITDILTYNMNPYKDILE
- a CDS encoding septum formation initiator family protein yields the protein MFLIKKIMFSIYVGVISYFMIAPIFGETGIISYKKLNNNLIIMKNHIENLKMIQKNLKTKYINLQISKPAILREASKLGYYPQNSIIIKNSDEDENYYQGNILNIKQTSNNTNIDKNFYLISIIFSLISYFLLSYFEKIKILNKGR
- a CDS encoding DUF4340 domain-containing protein, with amino-acid sequence MNNKQTLLGMRENIKIVIIIILISTFLLGIIFSKQNQVTRLLEEKLFTIDFKKTAKIETALEGTIIKSGKGWELKYNDIKLPIDEQRVNSMIQNLEKLQKNKLVSRNPKKHKELGINENPAFKFFDEQNNLLTEIFIGNPGEGDSRLSYIKGSDENVYLTNNIFLSYKGNSYNTFADTKLFNENNAKIESLSFKIANKSIKSEENSIQSDYKVYIKDGLYFINQKVLKQEKLLQIIQDFTTDGLEIDQSKINDYNLQYNIEIQWDNKSINNIDIYINKDEKNKDILMKRDNDVYYYTTNRWSFFDVFNLEKKIEQKDNEPNEDHLEHNDHN
- a CDS encoding GldG family protein; translated protein: MKNKHQEILNLTLNLIIILLIFCNISIFTFKIDLTKNKAFTISQVTKDLFSNANEKIYITYYNSASLGNYFAFPEQIKNFLTSFSDAARGKVIYKDIDADKIATPLEQIGIPSQQIDLREINQLSILKIYSGIEITYEGKREVLPIVTEISNLEYDLASSLDKLINNTQKILGLVFGDANLKATHKNFIEIMQKVFKTEVKEINLENEQLQDINGLFIIGSKDINENTLKKIDEFIINNGRILITTSKIDYNPQNPYTTTSIQSPIFNLIESYGIKYNENIILDKRSPSLFLGGNFQTYYPWILINKNNITDPNNPLLKNFYDAIIPWSNSLNLIETKENNDDIKYSPLFTSSKESWQANNEEVSNIAMYSFNIPKTFDKENQQILGYSVEGKIKSLYKDIKSTNSKIVLLGSSMIFSDYMYNGSPSNFEFAGRISDYLMQKEAFFSIKSREVRSKLKFINSSKEMLNAKFSLIVINLVILPIAIIIFGLIRFTKKRKIN